The following coding sequences lie in one Alphaproteobacteria bacterium genomic window:
- the parE gene encoding DNA topoisomerase IV subunit B: MSDLFSADAKAAKPVKQDSYTAEDIEVLEGLEPVRLRPGMYIGGTDESALHHLVSEVFDNSMDEAVAGYASHIELDLAAENVVTVTDNGRGIPIDPHPKFPDKSALEVILTTLHSGGKFRGKVYETSGGLHGVGISVVNALTDFMQVEVARDKKLYRQTFSRGIPQTKLEDAGNAPNRRGTKISFHPDAEIFGSKPRFRPERMFKFARSKAYLFKGVEIRWSCDASLIGENSSVPASATLHFPNGLLDYLNAITEERPIVTAEAFSGEAELADGKGRVEWAVTWPADVDAKDDSRCSSYCNTIPTPEGGTHENGFKAALTKGIKAYAEMTGNKKINNITGDDVMDGAVAVISLFIKNPHFQGQTKEKLVTSEATRLVENAIRDHFDHWLSGDTESATALVQSIIDRAEERMRRKADRAVSRKAVTTRLRLPGKLADCSRSSNIGTELFLVEGDSAGGSAKQARNRETQAILPLRGKILNVASATKEKISANQEIADMVLALGCGSGKHYNPEALRYEKVVIMCDADVDGAHIASLLMTFFYQEMPQIIHGGHLYLAQPPLFRITQSNKTYYAQDEETKVKMVEELSKGRGKLEVGRFKGLGEMTAPQLKETTMDPAKRRLLKVVIPDLDEHETAERVTHLMGKKPELRFQFIQEQTTLRGKELTDALDV; encoded by the coding sequence ATGAGTGATTTGTTTTCTGCCGATGCTAAGGCTGCCAAGCCCGTCAAACAAGATAGCTATACCGCCGAGGATATTGAAGTTCTTGAGGGGTTGGAGCCTGTACGCCTGCGCCCGGGCATGTATATTGGCGGCACAGATGAATCTGCCTTGCACCATTTGGTGAGCGAGGTATTTGATAACTCGATGGATGAAGCCGTGGCCGGCTATGCCAGCCATATCGAGCTGGATCTGGCTGCAGAAAATGTGGTGACCGTTACCGATAACGGGCGTGGCATCCCCATCGATCCGCACCCAAAATTTCCCGATAAATCTGCCCTTGAAGTGATTTTAACCACTCTGCATTCGGGCGGAAAGTTTCGCGGTAAAGTTTATGAAACCTCCGGCGGGTTGCATGGCGTGGGTATTTCGGTGGTCAACGCGCTCACTGATTTTATGCAGGTAGAAGTGGCGCGGGACAAAAAACTCTATCGCCAAACATTCTCGCGTGGGATTCCGCAAACTAAACTCGAAGATGCAGGTAATGCTCCTAATCGTCGCGGCACAAAAATCAGCTTTCATCCGGATGCCGAGATTTTTGGTTCCAAGCCGCGCTTTCGCCCTGAACGCATGTTCAAATTTGCGCGCTCGAAAGCATATTTATTTAAGGGCGTAGAAATTCGCTGGAGCTGCGATGCGTCGCTGATTGGCGAAAATAGTAGCGTACCCGCCAGTGCTACCTTGCATTTTCCTAATGGTCTTCTCGATTATTTGAATGCAATTACCGAAGAACGTCCCATTGTAACCGCCGAAGCATTTTCTGGCGAAGCGGAGCTTGCCGACGGCAAAGGCCGTGTGGAATGGGCAGTCACATGGCCAGCCGATGTGGACGCGAAAGACGATAGCCGCTGCAGCTCGTATTGTAATACCATCCCCACACCCGAAGGGGGAACCCACGAAAATGGGTTTAAAGCCGCGCTGACTAAAGGCATCAAAGCCTATGCCGAAATGACCGGCAACAAAAAGATTAATAACATCACGGGCGATGATGTGATGGATGGCGCGGTTGCGGTGATTTCGTTATTCATCAAAAACCCGCATTTTCAAGGCCAAACCAAAGAAAAACTGGTGACAAGCGAGGCTACACGTCTGGTAGAAAATGCCATACGTGACCATTTCGACCACTGGCTATCAGGAGATACCGAAAGTGCCACGGCGCTAGTACAGTCTATTATTGATCGCGCTGAAGAGCGTATGCGCCGCAAAGCAGACCGCGCCGTGTCGCGCAAAGCAGTAACCACTCGTTTGCGGCTACCCGGCAAGCTTGCAGATTGTTCGCGTAGCAGCAATATTGGCACCGAATTATTCTTGGTGGAAGGTGATTCGGCAGGAGGAAGCGCAAAACAAGCACGCAATCGCGAAACACAAGCCATTTTGCCGCTGCGTGGTAAAATTCTCAATGTTGCCAGCGCCACCAAAGAAAAAATCAGCGCGAATCAGGAAATTGCAGATATGGTGTTGGCGCTTGGCTGCGGGTCGGGCAAACATTACAACCCCGAAGCATTGCGCTACGAAAAAGTGGTGATTATGTGCGATGCAGACGTAGATGGTGCGCATATTGCCTCGCTTCTCATGACATTTTTCTATCAGGAAATGCCGCAAATTATTCATGGCGGCCATTTATATCTGGCACAGCCGCCATTGTTCCGCATTACGCAAAGCAATAAAACCTATTATGCCCAAGACGAAGAAACCAAAGTTAAAATGGTTGAAGAGTTATCTAAAGGGCGCGGAAAGCTTGAAGTGGGGCGATTCAAGGGCTTGGGCGAAATGACCGCACCGCAACTTAAAGAAACGACAATGGATCCTGCAAAACGACGCTTACTAAAAGTGGTAATTCCTGATTTAGACGAACACGAAACCGCTGAGCGCGTCACGCATCTTATGGGTAAAAAGCCCGAATTACGCTTTCAGTTTATTCAAGAACAAACCACGCTACGCGGCAAAGAGCTTACCGATGCCTTGGATGTTTAG